In Bradyrhizobium symbiodeficiens, the genomic stretch CTTCAATCGGTGAGGTGCTTCCAGAAGAATCGACTGCGCTGCTCTCGACCTTTGCTGTTCTATCTTCAATTGAGACTCAAAAATGGGACAGCTTAATGCTCTCCGATGGTGAGGCGACGAAAACAGTCGTTCAAGATCCGCCGATTGCAGAAGCAATTGCTTTGCCGAGATTGAGGTCGGCCCCAACTTCGTCGGCAATGGAACCCGTTGAGGCTGAGCTGGCCCTGGTCCAACACGTCGATAAGATGCGCGCAGTGGGTATTACGCAACCGCGTGCGGCGAATGCCGCAAGCGACGCTGAGGACCTCGCGTGGCTCTCGGAGGCATCCCCGCACAAAGCAATATTCGAAGAAAACGTTTGGGCGGCGCCGGCAGATCGAGAGCGTGCAATTGTCCTGCGGTGGGCGTTGAGGGATATCAGGGCCAAGCGCTTAGGTTTGTTCCCACTGGACCAGCACGTTTTTCAGACGCTGCTCGACATGGGCTTGGCCGAGTTGTCGGATGGACAGCCCATCCTGACGCAGGCAGGTTCGGCCGCCATTGCCTCGACCTGATTGTTCGTGACCGGGCAACGCTCACGCCCAAGAGCTGGAGGAAGCCCGCAAATCCATAGGTACGTTAACCCGCTGAGCGGACATCAAGATTAATTTTCAAGTTCATTTGTCCTGGACGGGCGACGGTGTACGGTGAGTTCAGCGAAGACGATCGTGATCGTGTTGCTCAGAATGGCTATCATTGCCTCGACAATCGGACCTTTGAGATGAAGAGCTTTAAGAAATCGAACCAACTAGGAGATTGGCTCAACGAAGGGCTCGCCTCCCGCTATAGGAAGGTGAAGGGGCTTCGCGAGCTGGTTTCTCAGCTCGAGAGTCCGGCGGTCACCGCGACCACTGTCGCGTACGATTTGGCGATCGGTGGAAGGCAACCCCTGCGAAGGGTGGGAGCCATCATGAGAACACTTCATTGATGAGATTTGACATCTCGGACGCAGCCGGCGTCGTTAATCCACTCGTGAGGGCAGTAGGCGAGTGACGGCGCATCGACTTCCATGCCATCGCGCTTTATGGCGTCGCGCGTGCCCCATTGACTGACCTGCTCCCCTGTTTGCCCTCGTTTATAAGTAGAGTCTGTTCTGGTTCTGCCCCTGAGTGGGGCGGGTTGCAAACTCGGTTGGCGTGAGCCCGTTGAGGCTCGTGTGCGGTCGGTTGGTGTTGTAGTCAATTCTCCGAAGTCGAGCGACTACCGCAGGTTCTGATCCTGCGGGATCGACATCGGCGCCCTTCTGCCCAGTGCCTGCTTGCGGCCACCACGCTTGCGCACCGTCAACCGCTCCTCCTTGTAAAAAGCCGGTAAAGCTTCTTCCGATTGATCCGGATCGCTTGCCGAGCCAATAGCAGCCCCACGCGACGGTAGCCGAAGCGGCGCCGTTGCGAAGCCATTCCCTCAGCCGCCGCCACAACGGTCCATCGTCCGGCCGTGTCGAGGCATAGCAATAGGACTTCGCTGCAGGCCAACCAGCCTGCAGGCCCGCCGCTGCGAGTAGCCTTTCTCATCGATCGCAGATCACAGCTCGTCTCCGCAAGCTGGGCGTCAGAAGTTTTTTGCATCTCCTGCGGGTGTCGAGCCGCCCAGCATCGACTCCGTCAGCAGCTACTTGAGCTTCCGGTTCTCCTCTTCCAAGGTCTTCAGCTTGCGGGCGTCGGAGATCTCCATCCCGCCTTACCGCGACCGCCACTTGTAAAACGTCGCATCGCTGATGCCGTGCTTCCGGCACAGATCGCTCGCCGACATCCCGGCAGGATGTTCCTTCAAGACCTTTACGATCTGCTCTTCCGTGAACCTGCCTTTACGCATCGTCTGTCTCCTCGGTGGAGAACAGAACCCTAACTCAAAACCGGGGGCGTTTCAGGGGAGCAGATCCACTCGTCCTCTCCGGATTCGCGATCAGATGCATGGCTTCAACCACGATGTGTCGCTTGTCACTGGAAACTCCTAGGGACTCGAAATCATAGGAGAATAGGTGATGGAATAGCCTAAAGCGTGATGGCATTAGCTTCGATAGCCTGAGTTCTTGAGGTAGTTCGCGCATTCTTGTGATGTAAATGCGCCAAGGAGTTCGCCGATGGCGGCGCAGACCGCATCGACGCTTCTTGCGGCAGCTTTCCGGAGCAGATGTTGAGCTTGGCAAAGACCTGTTCGATCGGGTTCAGATCGGGTCAGTATTTTGGCAGGAAGATCAGCTTGGCTCCGGCAGGGCGGATGAGCTGGCGCACGGCTCTGCTTCTGTGGCTACCGAGATTGTCCAGGACGACGATGTCGCCGGCACGAAGGGTCGGCAGGAGAACCTTTTCGACGTAGATCCGGAAGCTCACGCCATCGATTGGTCCCTCGATGAACCATGACGCATCGATCCGGTCATGGCGCAGGGCCGCCAGGAAGGTCATGGTTTTCCAGCGGTCATGGGGGACTTTGGCGGGGAGCCTGTGCCCGCGCGGCGCCCATCCCCGCAACGGCGCCATGTCGGTCCGGGTCCAGGTCTCGTCGATGAAGACCAACCGCTCAGCCTCGACGCGACCTTGGTACTTTGTCCACTGGGCTCGCCGCCGTGCCACGTCGGGACGATCGCGTTCGCCAGCCACCACGCCTTTTTTGAAGCTGAGCTTCTCGGCATGCACGAAGTCCCACACCGAGTGATAGTCGACCTTCAGGCCGCGACCGGCAAGTTCGGCAACGAGCCCGCGTATGGTGAAGTCGCCGTCCTTGATCCGTTGCGACAGCAAGACCGCGTGGTCTCCCGAGACCGCCTTCGGCTTGTGACCGCCCACCTGGCCGGGAGCAACGCTGCCGGTCTCGTCGACCCGCTTCATCCAGCCGATCGCTTCGCTGATCGCCACCCCAAACTGCTTGGCGGCCCGATTGCGGGACATTCCGCCCTCAATCGTCGCCACCACCCGCTTGCGAAGATCCAAAGAATAAGGCTTGCCCATCCATGCTGGCCTCCGCCCAGCCAGCATGATGAATCGGAAACAGACCGATTTGGGAATCGCAACTCGATTCAGCCTAACCCCATCCCGCCTTAGGCAAGCGGTAGCGTTGCTGCGTTTGCTAGTACAAAGCGACAGCCGTTGGGAAGTCTCCGGACGGCCTCTGCCATATTGGGTTTGCCAATGAGAGGCTGATCTAGGCCGTCCCGGAGGTATCAAGCCGACAGTTTGCGATGCCCAGTCAGGGTGCTGGTAGGTTCTCAGTCCGCGCACAAATCGCGCACACGAGCGCATGCACATCAGGGAAATCCGGCTTGGATTTCTCGATCTGGCAAGCCGATATATCGGATGGATTGAGCGGCGCTTCGTCAATCGAAAGGGAATAATCGGTCGTCTTCGGGGAGGGCGGCGTAAACGAGATAGACGAGCGTCGCGGCACCAAGCGCGAGCAAAATGACTGTTGCCAATGCGAGCCACCACATGATCAATTACAAACGTGTTTGGCCGGCCTCGCCGGTGCCGTGTAATTCTTGCACGCGAACTCTTCTATCGGCGTCACAAAAGTGCGGCGAATGCCCCAACTCTCGAGGGCCTTGAATGCGGTGATTAGCCAAATTGTCTCGCGATCGGTCTCAAAATCAATCACAGCTGCTCTCCGCGCCAACCGGTGCTGTTCTTGTCAAGCGGACGGCGCTGCTACATTTGCAACTGCCGAGCGAACCTGCAACGGTAAGTCCAAATTAACCTAACGGATCATGGTTATCGCGGTCAGATCGCGATTATTCTGAACCTTGCATGTGAAGCCGGTCGAGAGCCCTGACTGTTAAATTCAGGGCTGTAGATATCTTTGGTGGCGTACTGACCACACTGTGCCCATGTGCCTTTTGGTCGCCCCCGCGCCGAACATTGGATGGCCCCGGCAGCCGAGGCTGCCGCGATTGTCATAGCCTTCACTGCTGCTTTCGGAAATTAATGAGAAATCATACTCCCGGGATAACCTTCCCTTGGTTGCCCAAACAGGCTTACATCGAAACTTGGTCGGCGAACGTTTAACGTTTTGGCCAAAATCAATTAACTCAAATTTAAATAGCCTTGGCTAGTAACATTAAATTCCAGGAGTGAGGTCGTGCGTGAAATTGACGGCATGCTTGGCGAGTTGCAGCGCGATATTGTTCGACAGCGTCAGCTTATCGAAGATCGCCAGACGCTTGTCGTTGTCCTTGAGCACGATGGCCACGATGCGAGCGACCAGGAAGCCGTGTTGCGGGAAGACCGTGCTCGTCTTGCCGTAATGGTCGCCCGACAATTCGCTTTGGTGTCCAAAGCCTTGTAAGCGCACCTTGCATTGGGATCCACGCGCTGAAAGCTTTGAGATCCCGCGCTGGCAGCGCGGCCGGATATGGACGTAGCATATTTAGACTCGGGCCAAAATTATACTCGCTGTTGGCCAGGCTCCACCAGGATTCGATCTAAGGTCCTATGACAGTTTGCGGGGTGGGCGAATTCTTATGTGATGTGAAGTTACCCGCACGCGGCTCGACATCGCTTCGCGATATAGATCCGTATAGCTATCGGCCACGATGCTGGCTGTGAATCGAGAGCGTACCCTGGCGGAAGCAGCTTTACTGGCTCGTGTGAGAAAGCCGGTGTCGGTGATGAAGTGTTCGATTGCCTTTTCCAGTCCGCCTTCATCCCTAGGTTCTACTATGATGCCGCTTACACCGTCGTCGATAATGTCCGGAATACCAGACCATCGTGTACCAATGGCTGGCAAGCCGAGCGCCATTCCTTCGAGAAGACAAAGTGGGTACATCTCTCCAGGTTCATACGTGGGAAGCACTATAACTTGAGCGCTGCGCACCAGCGCGGGCACCGCGCGGTGGTCGACCTTGCCCTTACATTCGACGATTTCCCGTAAGCCGAGGCGGTCGATCTTGTCTTCAATCTGGCCTCGTGTCGGCCCATCGCCGATAAACATGGCCCGAAGTTTGGGATGACGTGGTGCAAGCTTGGAGAGCGCATTCAAGAGTTCGATATGACCCTTGCCGCTGACCATGCGGGCGACGAGGGCAAGTCTAAAATTGTCCTCGGTCGATGGCATCGAAGCGCTGGCGAATAGCTGTTCGTCAACGCAGAAAGGGATGACGCTGGATCGGGCGGCAGACACTCCCTCGGAGTTCAATTCGGCAAGCGCGGCCTTATAGGGCATTACGATTGTTGACGCGATTTTCTTCTCGATCCAGAAGGTAACGTCTGCGAGCCGATCGCGCTGCGCGGCGAACCAGCTCAACGTGCCATGATGAGTGACGATGACCGGCTTGCCCGCGAGGGCCGCTGCAAGAAAGCCGTCTAAGCAGGAAAGACCAACTGCCTGGACATGCAATACGTCATTTTCTTTGAGCAGATTGTAAAGAAATCGAATTCGCCGTGTGCGCAACAGTGCGGTCGCGACTTTCTGGGGTAGGATGCTTAAGAAGGCTTGCCTACCGGGGAGATCGTAGACGGCTATGCCGCGCTCGCTGGCGATCTTCAAAACATCCTGTCTATCGCTGAGTTCCATCGCGATGGCTGGAGCAAGTCCGCGACGCATCTGGGCCCTGGTTAATTGTAGAATGAATGTCTCAACGCCGGTCATGCCGAAATTCGTGCCCATATAATGCAGCACTCGGATTGCTGGGCGACGATCAGCTCGGGCTGCGCCTTTCAGGTGCAATCCAGGTAGCCCGACTGACGCGAGCGGGGACGCGACATCGATTTCGACAAGCCCAAGCGCGTCCAATAAGTCCGCAAAGAACCCTCCGCATGCGGCCACGCCGAGAGGAAGCCATGCTGCGAACTCTGTTAATCGTACGATATTCAATAAAAGTCCCTCGAGATGTCGATAGGCGAAATTTAAAATATTAAACCATTCTTCGCCCTGACCGCTGCGACTTTATGGCGCAAGGCGCCGTTTACCCCAACGCAGACACTCTCTAGGTCAACCAAGCGTACTCGGTGGCGACATGTCAAATCAACAAACTTCATCTTTCCTTGGGGAGTCATACGGGTTCACGGCCTGCTTTGTGAGGCAACATCAATAACATCGGTCGCTAGGCAATCTGTCCAAACAGCACTGCGCGTGTTCGTGATCACTCGACAGCTCAGCCCTACCTCACGCCTAGCCCGATAACGAGAGTAAATCGGAATGCTGAATCTCGACGCGCTGGTTACGCAAAGACTCGCAACCGCTTCCTTTTCATTGTTCTCAGGCGGGCCACGATCTTGCGGGGATAGGCAGTCGATGACGAAGGCGACAAGGCGACGCCGATCCAGGTTGCGACATGGTGAAGTAGGAAAGCCGGAGGACATTCCGCCGTGGCGCCCTGAACTGATGTTTGATGTGATCTAGCGAGCACAGCGCAGCCTTGTCGCTGATCGTGGTCTTGACGGATGTACCGCGAATAACTCCTTGCAAACCCATGTTCCAGATCAATCGCGACACCGTGCAATAGGCGAAAAAGTAGCCGATTTCTGGCGTTGCCTCAAATTGCAGGCCTTAAAGCGTAGGGGCGGATTGTTAGAGAATGGGCGACACGCTGTCGGCGTGCCGAAACTTCAGCTGCTCAAAGCCCTACTTTGAGCCGTCCGCCAGAACCAGCGCCCGCCGGATGACCAATGGCCGCGATTCGTATCAAAGTCTGCGACCGTCACCATCGCGTCGATCGAGCAGCGTTCCTCTCTTGGTGGAAGCCCGAGATGTCATTACTGCTGTCCATACGATGATCCGCAAAAAGGCTCACTTAGATCTTGACGCATGGTTGGAACGAGCATGCACAGGCCTCGTGGCGTCCCTTCGCCAACAGTGTCACCTGCGACAAGACCGACATCGACCCCATGCGAAGCTCGAGGATGCGCTCTATCTCGGCAACCTCGAAGATAATCGTGATTGGGGCCACGCAAAGGATTATTTCGAGGGCATGCACCGATCGAGGCCGATAAGCCAAACGATTACATGCTCGCCACTGGCGAACTGCACTCAGCGCGAAAAATAATAGAACTGGCTTTCGCCGATGTCAGCCGTCAGGTCGTGTGCGGCAATGAAGTAGAAGAGAGCCGCGTTGAAGCCGCAAGGCCTTCGTAGAGATGCGATCTAGCTCATTTCCGTGTTGTCGAAAGCGACCTCCTCGTCGGCGACACCAGCAAGGCGCGTCAGATGCTAGCTGGAAGCCGAGAGCAGGCTTTATCCAGCCGGTCGGGGAGATGGTGGCCGGCGATCTTGCCGAAGCGAAACGGGACTAGTGATAAGCGTGCCGTTTGATCTGTAGCAAGCGCGTTTACGTCGCCGGTCGTCGTGGCGTGTCGGCAGCGCGCTGGCTTGCCCGTGGGACGTCAAAGATTTTACCGTTGATCGACACGACCCAGACTTGTGCAAAAGGGCTGCGTGTTAGATTGGTTGGCGAAGGAAAACCGCAGATCATCTTCCACGCCGTTGCGAGGGACCCATTCCAGCGTCGCGAACTCGACGGCCTCGAAGCTGCGCCATGGTCCGCGCCGATGGATCACCTCGGCCTTGTAGAGCCCGTTGATGGTTTCGGCGAGGGCATTGTCATAGGGAATCTCCGACGCTGCCGACAGAAGGCTCGACGCCTGCTTCAGCCAGGCGTTCGGTGTATTTGATAGAGACGTATTGGCTGCCCCCTGTCGCTGTGGTGCACGAGCCCGCCGCGATGGACCGGTCGTCGATCGTGCAATGCCTACTCCAGCGCATCGAGCACAAAGCCTGCATGCGCCGTGCGCGAGGCTCGCCAGCCCACGATCCTGCGGGCATAGGCGTCGATCACAAAGGCGACGTAGACAAAGCCCGTCCAGGTCGCGACATAGGTGAAGTCGGAGAGCCAGAGGACGTTCGGCCTTGGCGCCTTGAACTGGCGGTTGACGTGATCCAGCGGGCATGGCGCGGCCTGTCGCTGATCGTGGTTTTGACCGGCTTGCCGCGGATAACACCTTGCAAACCCATGTCCCTCATCAGTCGCGACACGGTGCAACCGGCAACATCGAAGCCTTCACGCTTGAGCTGCCGCCAGACCTTGCGCACGCCGTAGACGGAGAAGTTCTCATCGAACACGCGCCGGACCTCGATCTTCAGCCTGACATCCTGCCTGGCGCGCGCCGACAGCTTGGCCGGGTCGCGCCGTTTGGCCACATGGGCATGGTAGGTCGAGGGGGCCACCGGCAACACCTTGCAGATCGGCTCGACCCCATGCGCCCCACGATGATCGTCAATGAAGGCGATCATGGCTTGGACCGGCGGTCGAGCTTCCCCTCGCCCGACAGGCGAATGTCTTCATTCGCCGAAAGGGGCCGTCGCAAAATAAGCGCTTGCCTTGCGCAGGATCTCGTTGGCCTGCCGAAGCTCGCGGTTCTCTCGCTCCAGGGCCTTCAGCTTCTCGGCCATCTCGGTCGGAACGCTCGCCCGCTGCCCGCTATCGACCTCGGCCTTCTTGACCCGGTCATGCAGCGTCTGTGGCGTGCAGCCGATCTTGGCCGCAATTGACGTCACTGCCGCCCACCGCGACGGGTGCTCGCCGGCGTGATCCAGAACCATCCGAACTGCTCGGGTCCGGACTTCGGGTGAAAACTTGTTCTCGTCTTGCTCGTCATGGCTCCATCCTCTCAGGAGTTGGAGCCTCCGGCAAACCCGGGGCGGTTCACTGTGCCCACGTCTAGGGGTTGACCCGGTGGCCAATATATCCAAGAAAGACCTCCTCGTATGGCACTTTGCGACCAATCGTGCTTGCCGGATAGCGCGCAGGATTCTGTCGCCTGCTCTTTCTTCTGGAGGCAATTTGCATGGCGGAACGGATAGCTCTCATCACCGGGGTAACCGGGCAGGACGGCGCCTATCTCGCAGAGTATCTGCTGTCGCTCGGCTACGTCGTGCACGGCGTCAAGCGACGTTCGTCGTCCTTCAATACCGCGCGTGTCGATCATCTCTATCAGGATCCACATTTGGGCAACGTGCCGTTCCTGATGCACTACGGGGACATGACCGATTCAACCAATCTGATCCGCTTGGTCCAGCAGATCCGGCCGACTGAAATCTACAATCTTGCCGCCCAAAGTCACGTTGCCGTCAGCTTCGAGAGCCCCGAGTATACTGCCAATGCTGATGCGGTCGGCGTGCTGCGTTTGTTGGAGGCGATCCGCATTCTCGGTATGGAGAAGGACACCCGGTTCTATCAAGCCTCGACGTCGGAGCTTTACGGTCTCGTCCAGGAGATTCCGCAAAAGGAGACAACGCCCTTCTACCCCCGT encodes the following:
- a CDS encoding glycosyltransferase family 4 protein, with translation MTGVETFILQLTRAQMRRGLAPAIAMELSDRQDVLKIASERGIAVYDLPGRQAFLSILPQKVATALLRTRRIRFLYNLLKENDVLHVQAVGLSCLDGFLAAALAGKPVIVTHHGTLSWFAAQRDRLADVTFWIEKKIASTIVMPYKAALAELNSEGVSAARSSVIPFCVDEQLFASASMPSTEDNFRLALVARMVSGKGHIELLNALSKLAPRHPKLRAMFIGDGPTRGQIEDKIDRLGLREIVECKGKVDHRAVPALVRSAQVIVLPTYEPGEMYPLCLLEGMALGLPAIGTRWSGIPDIIDDGVSGIIVEPRDEGGLEKAIEHFITDTGFLTRASKAASARVRSRFTASIVADSYTDLYREAMSSRVRVTSHHIRIRPPRKLS
- a CDS encoding GDP-mannose 4,6-dehydratase, whose protein sequence is MIRKKAHLDLDAWLERACTGLVASLRQQCHLRQDRHRPHAKLEDALYLGNLEDNRDWGHAKDYFEGMHRSRPISQTITCSPLANCTQREK